Proteins encoded within one genomic window of Synechococcus sp. PCC 7335:
- a CDS encoding permease gives MVQLNTGFTLFLSLLVEAIPFLLIGVAFSSLLLFFVDDRQLVGVLPKNPLLGALVGSLIGILFPVCECGNVPVARRLIVQGAPTAVSIGFLLAAPTINPVVFWATWVAFRGQPEIVFMRVGFTLLIATAIGWVFSRQSDIGPFLQEPVERSRFRARDPAQSPIVKSAAAVVQPDLLQGGTFLAGQSGESFRLDAPVAQRLVANPVLEQSIASKFELALENMVRELRELGAVLVFGSAVAATVQVAIPRETILGLGQGIVSSILAMMILAAVVSICSTVDSFFALSFAATFTSGSLVAFLIFGPMIDLKNIGLLLTVFKGRAVFYLFGLAALMSFAVALFVNLYIG, from the coding sequence ATGGTTCAACTCAATACAGGATTTACCCTGTTTCTTAGCCTGCTGGTAGAAGCAATTCCCTTTTTACTGATCGGTGTTGCTTTTTCGAGCCTGCTGCTATTTTTTGTGGATGATCGTCAGCTAGTCGGTGTCTTGCCTAAGAATCCCCTGCTTGGAGCATTAGTCGGTAGCTTGATCGGCATACTATTTCCTGTCTGTGAATGTGGAAATGTGCCGGTAGCTCGGCGCTTAATCGTACAAGGAGCACCAACAGCAGTCTCTATTGGGTTTTTGCTGGCTGCGCCGACAATCAATCCAGTCGTGTTCTGGGCAACTTGGGTGGCCTTTAGAGGACAGCCAGAAATTGTCTTCATGCGGGTAGGTTTTACGCTGCTGATTGCAACTGCAATCGGCTGGGTGTTTAGTCGCCAGTCAGATATTGGACCTTTCTTACAAGAGCCAGTAGAACGCAGTCGGTTTCGAGCACGCGATCCGGCACAGTCGCCTATCGTAAAATCGGCTGCGGCAGTTGTTCAGCCAGATTTACTTCAAGGTGGCACCTTTCTAGCCGGTCAGTCGGGTGAATCTTTTCGGCTTGATGCGCCAGTGGCTCAAAGACTAGTCGCCAATCCGGTATTAGAACAATCTATAGCTAGTAAGTTTGAGCTAGCACTCGAAAATATGGTGCGAGAGCTGCGAGAACTTGGCGCAGTACTTGTTTTTGGCAGTGCGGTTGCCGCAACCGTACAAGTTGCTATCCCCAGAGAAACAATTCTAGGCCTAGGGCAGGGAATCGTGTCGTCAATTCTAGCGATGATGATACTGGCGGCGGTCGTTTCTATTTGCTCGACAGTAGATTCGTTCTTTGCGCTATCATTTGCGGCTACATTCACTAGCGGCTCGCTAGTCGCGTTTTTGATCTTTGGGCCGATGATCGATCTTAAAAATATTGGCTTGCTGCTGACGGTTTTCAAAGGGCGCGCAGTATTTTATCTCTTTGGACTAGCGGCGCTGATGAGCTTCGCAGTCGCGCTGTTTGTGAATTTGTACATCGGGTAA
- a CDS encoding serine/threonine-protein kinase → MQTAIAVGTLLQKHYKVVKLLGQGGFGRTYLAEDEGRFNERCVIKEFVPIKEQDHFSDKATQLFQREASVLYQITHPQIPQFRATFEEQERLFLVQDYVEGLTYHEILNQRKLQDQSFSAAEVKQFIQQMLPVLAHIHDKGIIHRDISPDNIIQRVSDRLPVLIDFGVVKEVVTRLQMSPSEATGNLSQATTVGKAGYAPSEQIQTGRAYPCSDLYALAVTAIVLLTGREPQSLFDDINLVWNWQSLVTVTPGFAEVLNKALQYRPSDRYQSVSQMAQALQSIDTLSSPPTPHPPSPPPLSQIKTVAVGRPLPATDTETTTANQSQPRQITPRPLTNQSDHRLQMPFERERPPSFFENPVAVGTLAAGLVTAAGFGGWATVRYLNSPTTPEPTIPSIPLESEVPPTPTAEPQPAEPQPAEYNQPLSLTPDVTETIEGDLLGGDRLNYLLFAEPGQQLTVAVAPEGVLLSVLGPDNRPVDRDARRVAQWQGTLSESGEYKIQISPVQGVPDSDFQLSATLSDLPVSPPETEIPETELPTEPPTDPPVEPTAPPTDGTDPLPTERPTEPPPTEPNIQRQRVTFPSGSQRLQLEDSVGADQLKRYVVSANQGQILTVNTLSSSGPVSFELLMPDGTVLPDASNLERWQGFLPEDGNYSVDVTAAEPSEFTLEIQLSAEIPSG, encoded by the coding sequence ATGCAAACTGCGATCGCTGTTGGCACACTGCTTCAGAAGCACTACAAGGTTGTCAAGCTACTTGGTCAAGGCGGGTTTGGCCGTACCTACCTAGCCGAAGACGAAGGGCGATTCAACGAGCGCTGCGTCATCAAAGAATTCGTACCTATCAAAGAACAAGATCACTTTTCCGATAAAGCTACTCAGCTCTTTCAAAGAGAAGCCTCTGTGCTTTATCAAATTACTCATCCGCAAATCCCTCAGTTTAGAGCCACCTTTGAAGAACAGGAAAGGTTGTTTCTGGTGCAAGACTACGTGGAGGGTCTTACCTATCACGAGATCCTTAATCAGCGCAAACTACAGGATCAATCCTTTTCAGCAGCCGAAGTCAAACAGTTCATTCAACAGATGCTGCCGGTCCTAGCACACATTCATGATAAAGGCATCATTCATCGTGACATCAGCCCGGATAACATCATTCAGCGCGTATCCGATCGACTCCCAGTACTGATCGACTTTGGTGTGGTCAAGGAGGTCGTCACCCGCCTGCAGATGAGCCCTAGTGAAGCTACAGGCAACCTGAGTCAAGCAACCACCGTCGGCAAAGCAGGCTACGCACCTAGCGAACAAATCCAAACGGGAAGAGCCTATCCCTGCAGCGATCTTTATGCCCTAGCTGTCACTGCCATTGTGCTGTTGACTGGCAGAGAACCTCAATCTCTCTTCGACGATATCAACCTTGTCTGGAACTGGCAATCTCTAGTCACTGTCACCCCTGGCTTCGCTGAGGTTCTTAACAAAGCACTACAGTATCGACCTAGCGATCGCTATCAGTCTGTCAGCCAGATGGCTCAAGCGCTTCAATCTATTGACACGCTCTCTTCGCCTCCAACGCCCCATCCTCCTAGCCCACCCCCGCTTTCTCAAATCAAAACTGTCGCCGTTGGTCGCCCCCTCCCCGCTACCGACACCGAGACCACTACCGCCAATCAGTCCCAGCCCAGACAAATTACTCCGCGGCCCTTGACTAACCAATCTGATCACCGCTTGCAAATGCCCTTTGAGCGAGAGCGGCCACCCTCATTTTTTGAGAATCCCGTTGCCGTTGGCACTCTCGCAGCAGGATTAGTCACAGCTGCTGGGTTTGGGGGCTGGGCGACAGTTAGATATCTCAATTCACCGACTACGCCCGAGCCCACTATCCCCTCAATTCCGCTTGAAAGTGAAGTGCCCCCTACACCTACGGCAGAACCTCAGCCAGCAGAACCTCAGCCAGCAGAGTACAATCAGCCACTTAGCCTAACGCCTGATGTAACCGAAACCATCGAGGGCGATCTTCTAGGAGGAGACAGGCTAAACTATCTGCTGTTTGCAGAACCTGGACAGCAGCTAACTGTCGCGGTTGCGCCAGAAGGGGTTTTACTTAGCGTTTTGGGACCAGATAATCGGCCTGTAGATCGTGATGCTAGGCGAGTCGCCCAGTGGCAAGGCACCCTTAGCGAATCTGGCGAATACAAAATTCAAATTAGCCCCGTTCAAGGGGTTCCTGACAGTGATTTCCAGCTAAGTGCCACACTCAGTGACCTTCCAGTATCCCCACCCGAAACAGAGATACCTGAAACAGAGCTGCCTACTGAGCCACCCACAGATCCGCCAGTAGAGCCCACGGCCCCCCCTACCGATGGCACCGATCCATTACCTACCGAACGTCCCACCGAACCGCCACCTACAGAACCTAATATTCAAAGGCAAAGAGTAACCTTTCCCAGTGGCTCCCAAAGGCTGCAATTGGAAGACAGCGTAGGCGCTGATCAGTTAAAACGTTATGTCGTCAGTGCTAATCAGGGGCAAATTCTTACGGTCAATACGCTTTCATCTAGCGGACCCGTGTCTTTCGAGCTGTTAATGCCAGATGGCACTGTTCTACCGGATGCTTCTAACTTAGAGAGATGGCAAGGATTCTTACCTGAAGATGGTAACTACAGCGTTGATGTAACCGCGGCTGAGCCCTCTGAATTCACGCTGGAAATCCAGCTAAGTGCTGAGATTCCGTCAGGCTAG
- a CDS encoding extracellular solute-binding protein, whose amino-acid sequence MINRRTLMRAGAGLIVSSALAGCSNRAEDVLRILLLEGALPSVVLNQFQRETDTPVNFQTVAQVQTAFQALQKWQQPEVENPWSQFIPWQQTDSAATDNLVSLADYWLTEAIVQDLIEPLSIPTTSLDLLPSKWQAFGRRDHTGQITSDGELWSVPYKLQPLVVVYRHSQFLAKSRTGKQPFSSWQDLLAPDLSRSIALPSHPRILISLLQKLQTGSFNPVSTDNPVSSEQLLSQLNDQLAAPFAKLTAQVKTYDSNTALKALINEDVKVVVGWSSDVAVALKRYRDLRAVVPDEGSLLSADMWVQPKGATLTSAAKTWISFCWQQGPATELSTTPKGISPIFLATDKQLPSSLERTQLSLRALQNSELLSPLSQSMRVAYADFWQQLTAKDRSPQWSPR is encoded by the coding sequence ATGATCAATCGAAGAACATTAATGCGGGCCGGTGCTGGGCTGATCGTTAGCAGTGCCTTAGCTGGATGTAGTAATAGGGCCGAAGACGTACTGAGGATTTTGCTATTAGAAGGCGCGCTGCCTTCGGTCGTTCTTAATCAGTTTCAACGAGAGACTGATACGCCGGTGAACTTTCAGACAGTTGCTCAGGTGCAGACAGCATTTCAGGCGTTGCAAAAGTGGCAGCAGCCCGAAGTAGAGAACCCTTGGAGCCAGTTTATACCTTGGCAACAGACAGACTCGGCGGCCACTGATAATTTGGTGAGTTTGGCTGATTACTGGCTGACTGAGGCAATTGTTCAAGACTTAATCGAGCCGCTTTCGATTCCGACGACATCTCTAGATCTGTTGCCATCGAAGTGGCAGGCCTTCGGTAGACGCGATCACACCGGTCAAATTACTTCCGACGGTGAACTTTGGAGCGTCCCCTACAAACTGCAACCGCTCGTTGTGGTCTATCGTCACAGCCAGTTTTTAGCCAAATCACGAACGGGGAAACAGCCATTTAGCAGCTGGCAGGATTTGCTAGCGCCAGATCTATCGCGAAGCATTGCGCTACCGAGTCATCCGAGAATCCTTATTAGCTTGCTGCAAAAGCTACAGACCGGAAGCTTCAACCCGGTTAGCACAGACAACCCAGTTAGCTCAGAACAGCTGCTATCGCAGCTAAACGATCAGTTAGCTGCTCCCTTCGCCAAGCTAACAGCCCAAGTTAAGACTTACGACTCTAATACCGCGCTTAAAGCGCTAATCAATGAGGATGTGAAAGTTGTTGTGGGCTGGTCAAGCGATGTCGCTGTTGCGCTGAAGCGATATCGAGACCTAAGAGCTGTTGTTCCTGATGAGGGGAGCCTATTATCTGCGGATATGTGGGTACAGCCCAAAGGCGCTACGCTCACCAGCGCCGCAAAAACGTGGATTTCTTTTTGTTGGCAGCAGGGACCCGCTACTGAACTTTCTACTACCCCAAAAGGAATATCGCCTATTTTTTTGGCAACAGATAAACAGCTTCCTAGTTCTTTAGAAAGAACGCAGCTATCTTTGCGAGCGTTACAAAATAGTGAACTGCTCTCGCCGCTATCTCAGTCGATGCGAGTAGCCTATGCGGATTTTTGGCAGCAGTTGACGGCCAAAGATCGCTCACCTCAATGGTCACCTCGATGA
- a CDS encoding M20 family metallopeptidase, which translates to MLTLSGPLTTEFSALRPDIQALQADLVTWRRQIHQRPELGFQEDLTARFICERLTEWGIAHKSGIARTGVVAILEGKQGTSTMPNSHHNTGGVSKPVLGIRADMDGLPVQELNEVPYCSIHDGKMHACGHDGHVAIALGTAKYLKDHPETFSGTVKLIFQPAEEGPGGAKPMVEASVLKDPDVDALVGLHLWNNLPLGTLGIRSGPMMAATEFFHCTIQGRGGHGAIPQQTIDAVVVGSQVVTALQTLVARNIDPLKSAVVSVGEFKAGTAVNVIADSAFLSGTVRYFDPDYGELIPQRLEQIIAGVCAAHGASYTLDYHKLYPPVINDEAVTDLVRSVAFSVVETPAGVVPECQTMGGEDVSFFLQAVPGCYFFLGAANVNKNLAYPHHHPRFDFDETALGVGVETFVRIVEKFCPPTSYPARSLSS; encoded by the coding sequence ATGCTGACGCTTTCTGGGCCATTGACGACTGAATTTTCAGCGCTACGACCTGATATTCAGGCGCTGCAAGCTGACCTAGTAACCTGGCGACGTCAAATCCATCAGCGTCCAGAGCTAGGTTTTCAAGAAGACCTCACCGCTCGGTTTATCTGTGAGCGCCTAACGGAATGGGGAATTGCTCATAAAAGCGGCATTGCTAGAACTGGAGTAGTTGCCATTCTAGAAGGGAAACAGGGAACCTCGACTATGCCCAACTCACACCATAATACTGGGGGGGTAAGCAAGCCAGTGTTAGGTATTCGAGCTGATATGGACGGGCTGCCGGTTCAAGAGCTAAATGAGGTACCTTACTGCTCTATTCATGATGGAAAGATGCACGCTTGTGGCCATGATGGACATGTAGCGATCGCCCTCGGCACTGCAAAATACTTGAAAGATCATCCTGAAACCTTTAGCGGCACTGTCAAGCTGATTTTTCAGCCCGCCGAAGAAGGGCCCGGCGGCGCCAAACCAATGGTCGAAGCTAGCGTTCTCAAAGATCCTGATGTTGATGCGTTAGTCGGGCTGCACCTCTGGAATAACTTGCCACTTGGCACCTTAGGCATTCGTAGTGGGCCAATGATGGCGGCGACAGAATTTTTCCACTGCACTATTCAAGGCAGAGGCGGTCATGGGGCTATCCCCCAGCAGACAATCGATGCAGTCGTTGTCGGATCTCAGGTGGTAACGGCGCTGCAAACGCTAGTTGCTCGTAACATTGATCCACTCAAGTCAGCGGTCGTTTCGGTTGGCGAATTCAAAGCGGGGACGGCGGTCAATGTCATTGCTGATAGCGCTTTTTTGAGTGGGACCGTGCGCTATTTTGATCCAGACTATGGGGAACTGATCCCCCAGCGATTAGAGCAAATCATTGCGGGTGTTTGTGCAGCACATGGTGCTAGCTACACTTTGGACTACCACAAGCTGTATCCGCCTGTCATCAATGATGAAGCCGTTACCGATCTGGTTCGCTCTGTTGCTTTTTCTGTGGTTGAAACTCCTGCAGGTGTTGTCCCCGAGTGCCAAACTATGGGAGGTGAAGATGTTTCCTTCTTCCTCCAGGCAGTCCCTGGGTGCTATTTCTTCTTAGGGGCAGCTAATGTCAATAAAAACTTGGCCTACCCTCACCATCATCCTCGCTTCGACTTTGACGAAACAGCACTAGGTGTAGGCGTAGAGACCTTTGTGCGGATTGTTGAAAAGTTTTGTCCACCAACCTCTTATCCAGCCAGATCTCTATCAAGTTAG
- the bioD gene encoding dethiobiotin synthase, with the protein MTALLITGTDTDSGKTVLTAALMAYWQRYCWAYRLGLCKPVQSGEGDREFYSQLFDLDEFLGQTIEQLNPLWFKAPIAPPLAAALEGKRVDLAKAWQVISQLQAERDWVLVEGAGGLGSPITDELTVADIACQWRLPAVLVVPIKLGCISAIVANVALAEQKKIDLRGIVLSCTVPLTRQQIEQWAPIWMIESLTRTPVLGVLPHLIQTKHLEDLADAAAQLDLERLMPKPFWA; encoded by the coding sequence TTGACAGCTTTGTTGATTACCGGAACAGATACGGATAGTGGAAAGACAGTGCTGACAGCAGCGCTAATGGCTTATTGGCAACGATATTGTTGGGCCTATCGTTTGGGCTTGTGTAAACCTGTGCAGTCTGGAGAAGGCGATCGCGAGTTCTACAGCCAACTTTTTGATCTAGACGAGTTCTTGGGTCAAACCATAGAGCAACTCAATCCTCTATGGTTCAAAGCACCCATTGCTCCACCGTTGGCCGCTGCGCTCGAAGGTAAGCGAGTCGATCTAGCCAAAGCCTGGCAGGTAATATCACAGCTTCAAGCAGAGAGAGACTGGGTATTAGTCGAAGGAGCCGGGGGACTAGGTTCGCCGATTACCGATGAGCTGACCGTTGCAGACATTGCCTGCCAGTGGCGGTTACCGGCTGTACTCGTTGTGCCTATAAAGCTAGGGTGTATCTCGGCTATTGTTGCCAACGTCGCGCTTGCCGAACAAAAAAAAATCGACCTGCGAGGTATCGTTCTTAGCTGTACAGTTCCGCTGACCCGTCAGCAGATAGAGCAGTGGGCCCCGATTTGGATGATCGAATCATTGACCCGCACCCCTGTTTTAGGCGTGTTACCTCATCTTATACAGACTAAGCATCTAGAAGACCTAGCGGACGCTGCTGCCCAGTTAGATCTTGAGCGGCTAATGCCAAAGCCGTTCTGGGCATAG
- a CDS encoding S41 family peptidase: MSDSSSLRANDLPLSTAIRTKVLNAVAEKLDAYAFPDIADIIQTDIASRLSSGGYRDIKSGFQLAETLTAQLQSLSADQHLKVYFSPAVLPHLNSQTDISPEELAHQQQLSQLRNFDFNRVERLRGNIGYLELFSFEPPEFAGDTAAAAMRFLANTSALIIDLRYNRGGSASMVALLTSYLLPAYPPVHLTDLHWHTEERTQQSWTVPYVPSPRYLDRPVYILIGPETFSAAEEFAYNLKHLNRVVLVGETTAGGANPGSGFRLHDHFWMFIPTGQAISLITDKNWEGTGVLPDFKVPIELSLKTAQLLAIRKLLRDDTEGPTPNQLPSSLHRELEDSLTLIESELDRMQQDLVSQMSKIQ; the protein is encoded by the coding sequence ATGAGCGATTCATCTTCCCTGCGCGCCAACGACCTGCCGCTATCGACTGCTATTCGCACAAAGGTGCTAAATGCCGTCGCTGAAAAACTCGATGCATACGCCTTTCCAGATATTGCAGATATCATTCAGACCGACATTGCCTCACGTCTAAGCTCGGGCGGCTATCGGGATATCAAAAGTGGCTTTCAGCTAGCCGAGACCCTCACCGCTCAGCTACAATCGCTAAGTGCCGACCAACATCTCAAGGTCTATTTCAGCCCGGCCGTCTTACCTCATCTAAATTCTCAAACCGACATTTCGCCCGAAGAACTAGCCCACCAGCAACAGCTAAGTCAGCTTCGTAATTTTGACTTCAACCGAGTTGAACGCTTGCGCGGCAATATTGGCTATCTAGAGCTATTCAGCTTCGAGCCACCAGAATTTGCTGGAGATACCGCCGCTGCTGCTATGCGGTTCCTCGCCAATACCAGCGCCTTGATTATCGACTTGCGCTACAACCGAGGCGGTTCGGCAAGTATGGTCGCTCTACTTACTAGCTATCTACTTCCCGCTTACCCTCCGGTTCATCTTACTGATCTGCACTGGCACACAGAAGAGCGAACCCAGCAGTCGTGGACCGTGCCCTACGTCCCTAGTCCGCGCTATCTAGATCGCCCGGTATACATACTGATTGGGCCAGAGACGTTTTCCGCCGCAGAAGAATTTGCTTACAATCTCAAACACCTCAACCGTGTCGTTCTAGTCGGTGAAACGACGGCAGGGGGGGCAAATCCTGGTAGTGGCTTTAGATTGCACGATCATTTTTGGATGTTTATTCCCACCGGCCAAGCGATTAGTCTGATCACCGATAAGAATTGGGAAGGGACGGGTGTTCTTCCAGACTTTAAAGTGCCGATTGAGCTTTCTTTAAAGACAGCTCAGCTACTAGCGATTAGAAAGCTTTTACGAGATGACACGGAAGGCCCTACTCCAAATCAGCTACCTAGCAGTTTACACCGCGAATTAGAAGATTCGCTGACTTTAATCGAAAGTGAATTAGACCGCATGCAGCAGGATTTAGTCAGTCAAATGAGCAAAATTCAATAA
- a CDS encoding TIGR03943 family protein has translation MPQSQRHSQRRSGGFSRLPWRGILDVLALGVWSAMLFRYWFGGKLLLLLHPNYAWLSNSAAIILALLALYRAWQTFRAYTASRKTASLDSASSNRSTQNSNAQNHVTLLPGNVSSAILLSVAIFGLIYTPRAFASQTAAQRGISETLSLTRAQPQRFERVANPEERSIIDWIRLVNVYPEPDAYEGESVAVEGFVIHPDTWPNNYLMVSRFVLTCCAADAYPVGLPVRLTGNVSQADYAVDSWLSVTGQMQTETLDGRRQIAIAPTAIRTIEEPRNPYEY, from the coding sequence ATGCCTCAATCCCAACGTCACTCTCAACGTCGCTCTGGCGGGTTCTCACGCTTACCTTGGCGAGGAATACTAGATGTATTGGCGCTAGGGGTATGGAGTGCAATGCTGTTTCGCTACTGGTTTGGTGGCAAACTACTGTTGCTACTACATCCTAACTACGCCTGGCTCTCTAATTCGGCGGCAATTATCTTAGCGCTGTTAGCACTCTACCGAGCCTGGCAGACGTTTCGTGCCTATACGGCATCTAGAAAAACTGCTTCTCTAGACAGTGCTTCTTCAAATAGAAGTACTCAAAATAGTAACGCTCAAAATCATGTCACTCTGCTGCCGGGCAACGTTAGTAGCGCTATCCTTTTATCTGTTGCCATCTTTGGCTTGATTTACACCCCTCGTGCCTTCGCCAGTCAGACGGCAGCACAGCGTGGTATCTCCGAAACGCTTTCTCTAACAAGGGCCCAGCCACAGCGATTTGAACGAGTTGCCAATCCAGAAGAACGCTCGATCATCGACTGGATCCGGCTAGTCAATGTTTACCCTGAGCCTGATGCTTATGAAGGTGAAAGTGTTGCTGTAGAAGGATTTGTGATTCACCCAGACACCTGGCCGAATAACTATCTGATGGTGTCACGGTTTGTGCTGACCTGCTGCGCAGCCGATGCCTATCCGGTAGGATTGCCAGTGAGGCTAACAGGTAATGTGTCTCAAGCCGACTACGCTGTTGATAGCTGGCTGTCAGTGACTGGCCAAATGCAGACAGAAACCTTAGACGGACGCCGACAGATTGCGATCGCGCCTACGGCTATTCGCACCATCGAAGAACCTCGCAATCCTTATGAGTACTGA
- a CDS encoding glycoside hydrolase family 57 protein → MSIGYLALVLHAHLPFVRHPESDFVLEEEWLFEAITETYVPLLTMFEGLKRDGVDFKLTMSMTPPLAAMLRDPLLQERYDVHLTQLEELLEKEIERNQYNGHIKYLAEYYAKEFAHVREVWESYDGDLTKGFRKFLESGNLDIMTCGATHGYLPLMKMYPEAVWAQIEVACQSHEEIFGQRPTGIWLPECAYYEGLERMLADAGLRYFLTDGHGILYARPRPRYGAYAPIYTEAGVAAFGRDHESSQQVWSSKVGYPGAAEYREFYRDLGWDADYEYIKPYIMPNGQRKNVGIKYHKITGKEVGGSDKAWYDPYWAREKAAEHAGNFSYNRERQIEGLHGMIQRKPIVVSPYDAELYGHWWYEGPWFLDYVFRKSWYDQGTYEMTHLADYLKSNPTQQVARPSQSSWGYKGFHEYWLNETNAWIYPHLHKAAERMIELAKREPADELQWRALNQAARELLLAQSSDWAFIMRTGTMVPYAVRRTRAHLMRFNKLWEDIRAEKVDASWLEKVEEIDNIFPNINYRTYRPL, encoded by the coding sequence ATGTCGATTGGTTATCTTGCACTTGTTCTCCATGCTCATCTTCCCTTTGTTCGCCACCCTGAAAGCGACTTTGTTCTAGAAGAAGAGTGGCTGTTCGAGGCTATCACAGAGACCTATGTTCCTCTACTCACTATGTTTGAGGGACTCAAGCGGGACGGCGTCGACTTCAAGCTGACTATGAGCATGACGCCACCCTTGGCCGCTATGCTTCGAGACCCCTTGTTGCAAGAGCGCTATGACGTGCATCTCACGCAGCTAGAAGAGCTTCTAGAAAAAGAAATAGAACGCAATCAGTACAACGGTCATATTAAATATTTGGCTGAATACTACGCCAAGGAATTCGCTCATGTTCGTGAGGTCTGGGAAAGCTACGACGGCGATCTGACCAAAGGCTTTCGCAAGTTTTTAGAGAGCGGCAATCTCGATATTATGACCTGCGGAGCCACGCATGGCTATCTGCCGCTAATGAAGATGTACCCTGAGGCAGTCTGGGCACAGATAGAAGTCGCTTGCCAGAGCCATGAAGAGATATTTGGACAGCGGCCTACGGGTATTTGGCTTCCAGAATGCGCCTACTACGAAGGATTAGAGCGAATGCTGGCTGATGCTGGACTACGCTATTTCCTGACAGATGGCCACGGTATTTTGTACGCTCGCCCTCGGCCTCGCTACGGCGCCTATGCACCTATCTACACTGAAGCAGGCGTTGCCGCCTTCGGCCGTGACCATGAGTCTTCTCAACAGGTATGGTCTTCAAAAGTCGGCTACCCAGGCGCTGCAGAATATCGAGAATTCTATCGTGACTTGGGCTGGGATGCTGACTATGAATACATCAAGCCCTACATTATGCCAAATGGCCAGCGAAAGAATGTAGGTATCAAGTATCACAAAATTACGGGCAAAGAAGTCGGTGGTTCTGACAAAGCCTGGTATGACCCTTACTGGGCAAGAGAAAAAGCAGCTGAACACGCAGGTAACTTCTCCTACAACCGTGAGCGCCAGATTGAGGGCCTACATGGCATGATTCAGCGCAAACCTATCGTGGTTTCACCCTATGACGCTGAGCTATATGGTCACTGGTGGTATGAAGGCCCCTGGTTCTTAGACTATGTGTTTCGCAAGAGCTGGTACGACCAGGGTACGTACGAGATGACGCATTTAGCTGATTACCTCAAAAGTAATCCCACTCAGCAGGTAGCTCGTCCCTCACAGTCTAGCTGGGGCTACAAAGGCTTCCACGAGTATTGGCTAAATGAGACTAACGCCTGGATATATCCCCATCTGCACAAAGCGGCTGAACGGATGATCGAGTTAGCAAAACGCGAACCCGCAGACGAGCTGCAATGGCGCGCGCTAAATCAGGCGGCGCGTGAGCTACTGTTAGCACAGTCGTCTGACTGGGCGTTTATTATGCGTACAGGGACAATGGTGCCCTACGCAGTGCGTCGAACTAGGGCGCATCTGATGCGTTTCAACAAATTGTGGGAAGACATTCGAGCTGAGAAAGTGGACGCAAGTTGGCTAGAGAAAGTAGAAGAAATTGATAATATTTTCCCTAATATCAACTATCGAACCTATCGCCCGCTGTGA